In a single window of the Bacteroidota bacterium genome:
- a CDS encoding carboxypeptidase regulatory-like domain-containing protein, producing MLKKFYAALLVALTAGTVAMAQSGTLKGKVVDEGNGEGISFANVQLEQGGNAVAKTIADIDGNFTIKPLPPGKYDLKAAAVGFQTLIIDGLIIGSDKTTYQDMKVKTTSSELPEFVKIEYTEPLIDPDTKSGGTVTREEFQAMPSKNINSVAATTAGVFQKDEGSKLNVRGGRSTDPNKNDVNAGDLSGTVYYIDGQKVRGTAGLPQSSIEQVSVITGGVPAQYGDATGGVINITTRGGIRPEYFGGVELISSQFTDAYGYNFAGLNIGGPLMAKKDSAGNKNAKVGFFLSGEVTSEKDPSPSAVGIYKVKDDKLKELEENPLKLSESGGTLLNSEYLRMGDLEHIKARQNVKKNSFRLDGKLDFKATNNITLTVGGSMDYGNYHDFTLEYALLNPSNNPQYIYNTNRVYGKLTHKLGHAVSKDDKSTSLIQNAYYTLQVDYTKFKQTRQDDTHKDKLFNYGYIGQFITHKVPLYSKVIDTTAAPGMDTIYEQVAWSDTLVDFSTSTYGDLNPLSSNFTSQYYDLVPGNPKTLTDITAGYGLQNGERPRNVYGIWYNSGRQYNGYYNMDNSQLRVTGNFSADVKNHAIQVGFEWEKRDDKYWSVAPIGLWGLMRQLANKQITQLDTLLVQNNDPSIMLTSGSVINPAYPVYTHPYIVDLASQSQFDKSLRKELGITDNQKWIDIDSYDPGTYSIDMFSADELLNDGSPYVTYYGYDYKGEKLSGKSAFDMAALENFYKEKDGDGNHVRTIPSFQPVYTAGYIQDKFDIKDMKINVGIRIDHFNANQPVLADKYLLNEAYTISEDKSVFPANMSSHPANLPADAVVYVDDAKNPTAVLGYRAGDQWYNAQGVLISDPDVVIATPSSTGTIQPMLKYPNEKFLDSSAVNKVFKMYDAQNTFMPRVAFAFPISDKANFFAHYDVLAQRPPAYLRFDPTDYLYIQTVGGLLNNPGLKPERTTDYEVGFTQVLDERQTSSLSLSAFYREMRDMIQQIKLIDAYPKSYNTFGNIDFGTVKGFTVAYDLRRTGGVQMTASYTLQFAEGTGSASNTAGGILESGQPNLRTTMPLDFDQRHAIVLNADYRFGSGKDYRGPNAKWAKMIFENFGGNLVFRAGSGLPYTRQKNVTSGNGDNSSAVLFTINQRTSLKGNINGSNLPWQNRVDLRLDKNIPLKWGGEGDKARISNLNVYVLVFNVLNTQNVMNLYRYTGDPMDDGYLQAPENQNSIAAATDPQSFKDLYNIKMANPTHYSIPRRIRIGITLDF from the coding sequence ATGCTTAAAAAATTCTACGCTGCTTTATTAGTGGCACTTACCGCAGGCACAGTTGCCATGGCGCAATCAGGAACCCTGAAAGGAAAAGTGGTGGATGAAGGAAACGGAGAAGGCATTTCCTTTGCCAACGTTCAACTGGAACAAGGCGGAAACGCGGTGGCGAAAACCATTGCCGACATTGATGGCAACTTCACCATCAAACCCCTTCCCCCTGGGAAATACGACCTGAAGGCAGCTGCTGTTGGATTTCAAACCCTCATTATTGATGGGCTGATTATCGGAAGTGATAAAACCACCTATCAGGACATGAAGGTAAAAACCACTTCAAGCGAACTTCCTGAATTTGTGAAGATAGAATACACCGAACCTCTTATTGACCCGGATACAAAATCTGGCGGAACAGTTACCCGCGAGGAATTTCAGGCGATGCCTTCTAAAAACATTAACTCAGTTGCTGCAACAACTGCGGGCGTGTTTCAAAAAGATGAGGGTAGTAAGTTGAATGTTAGAGGCGGACGGTCCACTGATCCTAACAAAAATGATGTGAATGCAGGTGATTTATCAGGCACTGTTTATTATATTGACGGACAGAAAGTGCGCGGAACTGCGGGGCTTCCACAATCAAGTATCGAGCAGGTATCGGTTATTACAGGCGGGGTTCCTGCACAGTATGGCGATGCTACTGGCGGAGTCATAAACATTACCACGCGCGGAGGTATTCGCCCGGAATATTTTGGCGGAGTGGAATTAATTTCTTCACAGTTTACAGATGCCTATGGCTACAACTTTGCAGGATTAAATATTGGCGGCCCGTTGATGGCGAAGAAAGACAGCGCGGGCAATAAAAATGCAAAGGTTGGTTTCTTTTTATCAGGTGAAGTAACTTCTGAGAAAGATCCTAGCCCATCTGCCGTTGGCATATATAAAGTAAAGGACGATAAATTAAAAGAATTGGAAGAAAATCCTCTTAAACTTTCTGAATCAGGCGGCACATTATTAAATTCAGAATATTTGAGAATGGGTGATCTTGAGCATATTAAAGCCAGACAGAATGTGAAAAAGAACTCCTTCCGACTTGATGGAAAATTGGATTTTAAAGCAACTAATAATATTACACTCACAGTTGGCGGTTCTATGGACTATGGAAATTACCATGACTTTACACTTGAATACGCGTTGCTTAATCCATCAAACAATCCGCAATATATTTATAATACAAATAGGGTGTATGGAAAGCTGACTCATAAACTCGGTCATGCTGTTTCAAAGGATGATAAATCAACTTCTCTGATTCAAAATGCATACTACACCCTGCAGGTTGATTATACCAAATTCAAACAAACAAGACAAGATGATACTCATAAAGACAAATTGTTTAATTATGGCTATATCGGACAATTTATCACCCACAAGGTACCTCTGTATTCTAAAGTGATAGATACAACTGCAGCGCCAGGTATGGATACTATATATGAGCAAGTTGCATGGTCTGATACACTTGTTGATTTTTCCACAAGTACCTATGGAGATTTAAACCCACTCTCTTCTAACTTCACATCTCAATATTATGACCTTGTGCCAGGCAACCCCAAAACCCTTACTGACATTACTGCGGGTTATGGTCTTCAAAACGGAGAGCGTCCGCGTAATGTATATGGTATATGGTATAATTCGGGAAGACAGTACAACGGTTATTACAACATGGATAATTCCCAACTTCGTGTAACAGGCAACTTTTCTGCCGATGTAAAAAATCATGCAATACAAGTTGGTTTTGAATGGGAAAAAAGAGATGACAAATATTGGTCAGTAGCGCCAATCGGACTATGGGGCTTGATGAGGCAATTAGCAAACAAGCAGATTACACAACTTGATACCCTCCTTGTTCAGAATAATGACCCTTCTATTATGCTGACAAGCGGTTCCGTTATTAATCCTGCCTATCCTGTATATACCCATCCTTATATTGTTGATCTCGCATCTCAGTCACAGTTTGACAAATCATTGAGAAAAGAACTTGGCATTACTGATAATCAAAAATGGATTGATATTGATTCGTATGACCCCGGCACTTATTCCATTGATATGTTCAGCGCAGATGAACTCCTTAACGATGGATCTCCTTATGTTACTTATTATGGATATGATTACAAAGGAGAGAAACTTTCCGGCAAGTCCGCATTTGACATGGCTGCTCTGGAAAATTTCTACAAGGAAAAAGATGGCGATGGCAATCATGTTCGCACTATTCCATCCTTTCAGCCCGTTTATACTGCAGGGTATATACAAGATAAGTTTGACATCAAAGACATGAAAATAAATGTGGGCATTCGCATAGACCACTTTAATGCCAATCAGCCGGTGCTTGCAGATAAGTATCTTCTTAATGAAGCCTATACTATTTCAGAAGACAAATCTGTTTTCCCTGCTAATATGAGCAGTCATCCCGCCAATCTTCCTGCTGATGCTGTAGTATATGTGGATGACGCAAAAAATCCTACTGCAGTTCTTGGCTATCGCGCTGGAGACCAGTGGTACAATGCTCAGGGCGTTCTCATTTCTGATCCGGATGTTGTGATTGCTACGCCATCTTCTACCGGAACTATTCAGCCCATGTTAAAATATCCAAATGAGAAATTTTTGGATTCCTCAGCAGTGAATAAAGTATTTAAAATGTATGATGCACAAAATACATTTATGCCCCGCGTGGCATTTGCATTCCCCATTTCTGATAAGGCAAATTTCTTCGCGCATTATGATGTACTCGCCCAGCGTCCGCCCGCTTACCTTCGTTTTGACCCAACCGACTATCTTTATATACAAACAGTAGGCGGACTTCTTAACAATCCAGGGCTGAAACCTGAGCGCACCACCGACTATGAAGTGGGCTTTACCCAGGTGCTGGATGAACGGCAAACTTCTTCCCTCTCTCTTTCTGCCTTCTACCGCGAAATGCGCGATATGATTCAACAAATCAAACTTATTGATGCATACCCGAAATCATACAATACATTTGGCAACATTGATTTCGGAACTGTAAAAGGATTTACAGTGGCTTACGACCTGCGCAGAACAGGAGGCGTTCAGATGACTGCTTCCTATACGCTGCAGTTTGCAGAAGGAACCGGTTCAGCGTCTAACACTGCCGGTGGCATTCTTGAATCAGGTCAGCCCAACCTGCGTACCACCATGCCGTTGGATTTTGACCAGCGCCATGCCATTGTATTGAATGCCGATTATCGCTTTGGCAGCGGCAAGGACTATCGCGGTCCCAACGCCAAATGGGCAAAGATGATTTTTGAAAACTTTGGAGGCAACCTTGTGTTTCGTGCCGGATCAGGATTGCCCTATACCCGACAGAAAAATGTAACCAGTGGCAATGGCGATAACAGCAGCGCAGTATTATTCACTATTAATCAACGCACTTCCCTGAAAGGCAATATCAACGGCTCTAATCTTCCCTGGCAGAACCGCGTTGATTTGCGCCTTGACAAAAACATTCCGCTCAAATGGGGTGGAGAAGGAGACAAAGCCAGAATATCCAATCTGAATGTGTATGTGCTGGTGTTTAATGTGCTCAATACACAAAATGTAATGAACCTCTACCGTTACACAGGAGACCCAATGGATGACGGTTATCTTCAGGCGCCAGAAAATCAAAACAGCATAGCGGCAGCTACCGACCCGCAATCCTTTAAAGACCTTTATAATATAAAAATGGCTAATCCTACACATTACAGCATTCCAAGACGGATTCGCATAGGAATAACACTTGACTTTTAA
- a CDS encoding response regulator transcription factor, giving the protein MIKAVIVEDEKKSREALAHLLQKNCPDISIIGVAETVKEGIEVVHNQKPELIFLDVMLPDGSGFDVLEKVNDLKFDVIFATASEKFAVKAIRYSALDYLLKPIDEEELKTAVKKVTDRKSNTFSEQNMAALLENIKKSDEQFSKITLPTGNVFEVVLVKDIIRCEANDNYTNVYLADPTKSKDSEFYRSGKKFLVSGTLKHYEELLPEKDFIRVHHSHLINKEHMIRFLKEDGGYAVMSDGTKVEVSRRKREEFLKKLK; this is encoded by the coding sequence ATGATTAAGGCAGTTATTGTAGAAGATGAAAAGAAAAGCAGGGAGGCTCTAGCGCATCTGCTTCAGAAAAATTGCCCGGACATTTCTATCATCGGTGTTGCAGAAACCGTGAAAGAAGGAATTGAAGTTGTCCACAATCAGAAACCCGAACTTATTTTTCTGGATGTAATGCTCCCCGATGGAAGCGGATTTGATGTGCTGGAAAAGGTCAACGACTTAAAGTTTGATGTCATCTTCGCCACGGCTTCAGAAAAATTTGCAGTGAAGGCAATCAGGTACAGCGCGCTGGATTATCTTCTCAAGCCGATTGATGAGGAAGAACTGAAAACCGCTGTGAAAAAAGTGACCGACAGAAAAAGCAACACTTTTTCAGAACAGAACATGGCAGCGCTTCTTGAAAACATAAAAAAAAGCGATGAGCAATTCAGTAAAATCACTTTGCCGACCGGCAATGTATTCGAAGTGGTGTTGGTGAAAGACATTATTCGTTGCGAAGCCAATGATAATTACACCAATGTTTATCTCGCAGATCCGACAAAAAGTAAGGATTCAGAATTTTATCGGAGCGGGAAAAAATTTCTTGTATCGGGAACGCTCAAGCATTATGAAGAACTGCTTCCTGAAAAAGATTTTATCCGCGTGCATCATTCTCACCTTATTAATAAGGAACACATGATCCGCTTTCTCAAAGAAGATGGCGGATATGCCGTGATGAGCGATGGTACCAAAGTGGAAGTTTCAAGAAGAAAGAGAGAAGAGTTTCTAAAAAAATTGAAATAG
- a CDS encoding histidine kinase, protein MQIHSHRNYFFLFLILIFSLPLGKGRGWAQSYNFKNYSAEQGLPYVQVYAIFQDSKGNLWTGGYGGLSKFDGKTFTNYSPKNGLANHWVTSIAEDAQGNIWIGTISGLTKYDGKSFTTFTKSHGLSGDYINSLTADKNGNLWIATTNGITIYDGKSFSSLTKKNGLSSDNISLIYADRNGNLWMNTDSGVSKIVFTNKNQQDKSFDNYSIVNGIYDSTITSITEDGNGNLWFGTNNGVVKYDGVKATIFTTQNGLSDNAIQAVIKDEHTNDVWVGTLKGLNKIAEDEKISAFRVSSVQNGNKVGKLFVDEEGNLWLGTSNGLYRFRDPSLATFSDKDGLINPFIFPIFRDHKKNLWVGTFENGFYKYDEKIFKNFTESDGLIGTQMNAGIEDKEGFILMGTNKGLSIYNGNGFKNFHGRKDGLHGDSVTSIIQDRKGRIWLGGNKGGTIFSNGKFKTFDFESGGQNFDVWYEFEDSKGNIWFGTYLGGVFRYNPKNDMGSVEKATEDMTKKLNLKSKTYLAIDEGRDGNIYIGSFDGVYIYNTESGNISNISEKDGLSSDLIYVMAFDSSYENLYIGTNQGVNKFDAKEYAKSGKIILKQYGQEEGFSSLETNSNGIWRDDDGTLWFGTVNGLIHFNPYSLHHNHIESKTSITNIRIFYNDTILPDNSELPYYLNNISFEYIGICLTNPEKVRYKFRLEGIDKIWSPETKETSARYPNLSPGKYVFKVMSCNNEGLWNKEPAVFSFVILPPVWKTWWFRISMSVAALILIVIFSRVRAEAIRRKEGEKLSREIQLANNELKALRAQMDPHFIFNSLSSIQSFIMTKDEDSALRYLSKFAKLMRMILSNSEKSSITLCEEIDSLKLYMELEALRWDNKFDYSVEVDSKVELDDYKIPTMLIQPYVENAIIHGVIPKTDGKGKIEVSFSQTDTHIICMIQDNGIGRKKSQEFRTKTNESLHESMGMKITNERLEVLNKIHHSNLSANLIDMEDEKGNGLGTKVKIFIPI, encoded by the coding sequence ATGCAAATCCATTCACATAGAAATTATTTTTTTCTTTTTCTCATTTTGATATTCTCCCTTCCCTTGGGGAAGGGCAGGGGATGGGCACAGTCTTATAATTTCAAAAATTATTCTGCCGAACAGGGACTTCCGTATGTGCAGGTGTATGCGATTTTTCAGGACAGCAAAGGAAATTTATGGACGGGTGGTTATGGAGGGCTCAGTAAGTTTGACGGAAAAACGTTCACCAACTATTCTCCGAAAAATGGTTTGGCAAACCATTGGGTGACTTCGATTGCGGAAGATGCACAGGGAAATATCTGGATAGGAACTATCAGCGGACTGACGAAGTACGATGGAAAATCATTTACAACCTTTACCAAATCGCACGGGCTTTCAGGAGATTACATTAATTCTTTGACCGCTGACAAAAACGGAAACCTCTGGATTGCAACAACAAATGGAATTACGATTTACGATGGAAAAAGTTTTTCATCGCTCACGAAAAAAAACGGATTAAGTTCTGATAATATTTCCCTGATTTACGCGGATAGAAATGGAAATCTTTGGATGAACACGGACAGCGGTGTGAGTAAAATAGTTTTCACGAATAAAAACCAACAAGACAAATCGTTTGATAATTATTCCATCGTGAACGGAATTTACGATTCAACCATTACTTCCATTACCGAAGACGGAAACGGAAATTTATGGTTTGGAACAAATAATGGAGTTGTGAAATATGACGGAGTGAAAGCAACAATTTTCACAACTCAGAACGGATTGTCAGACAACGCGATTCAGGCTGTGATAAAAGACGAACATACCAATGATGTTTGGGTTGGAACGCTGAAAGGGCTGAATAAGATTGCTGAAGACGAGAAAATTTCTGCCTTCCGCGTGAGCAGTGTGCAGAACGGCAATAAAGTCGGAAAGCTTTTTGTAGATGAAGAAGGAAACCTCTGGCTCGGAACTTCCAACGGGCTTTACCGGTTCAGAGACCCATCGCTCGCCACTTTTTCAGATAAAGATGGATTGATTAATCCTTTCATCTTCCCGATTTTCCGAGATCATAAAAAAAATCTTTGGGTGGGAACTTTTGAGAACGGATTCTATAAATACGATGAGAAAATATTTAAAAATTTTACTGAATCGGATGGACTTATCGGAACGCAGATGAATGCAGGAATTGAGGACAAAGAAGGATTTATTCTGATGGGAACAAATAAAGGATTATCCATTTATAATGGAAATGGATTTAAAAATTTTCATGGAAGAAAAGATGGCTTGCATGGCGATTCAGTCACTTCAATTATTCAGGATAGGAAAGGAAGAATTTGGCTAGGTGGAAATAAAGGAGGAACGATTTTTTCCAATGGAAAATTCAAAACATTTGATTTTGAATCGGGCGGGCAAAACTTTGATGTATGGTATGAGTTTGAAGACAGCAAGGGAAATATCTGGTTCGGAACCTATCTGGGAGGAGTTTTCAGGTACAACCCGAAAAATGACATGGGCTCAGTCGAAAAAGCAACGGAAGACATGACAAAAAAACTAAACCTGAAAAGCAAAACGTATCTCGCCATTGATGAAGGCCGTGATGGAAATATTTATATCGGAAGTTTTGACGGGGTTTACATTTACAATACGGAGTCAGGCAACATTTCAAACATCAGTGAGAAAGACGGATTGAGTTCTGATTTGATTTATGTGATGGCGTTTGATTCCTCCTATGAAAATCTGTACATCGGCACCAATCAGGGCGTAAATAAATTTGACGCGAAAGAATATGCAAAGTCAGGAAAAATAATTCTGAAACAATATGGACAGGAAGAAGGCTTTTCCAGCCTGGAAACCAATTCGAACGGAATCTGGCGCGATGATGACGGAACACTCTGGTTCGGCACGGTGAACGGGCTCATTCATTTTAATCCGTATTCGCTTCATCACAATCACATTGAATCCAAGACAAGCATTACGAACATCCGCATATTTTATAATGATACAATTCTTCCTGACAATTCAGAACTCCCGTATTATCTAAACAACATTTCTTTTGAGTATATCGGCATTTGCCTGACGAATCCTGAAAAAGTAAGATATAAATTTCGTTTGGAAGGAATTGACAAAATCTGGTCGCCCGAAACAAAAGAAACCAGCGCCCGCTATCCGAATCTTTCTCCGGGAAAATATGTTTTTAAAGTGATGAGTTGCAATAACGAAGGATTGTGGAATAAAGAGCCGGCAGTTTTTTCTTTTGTAATTCTTCCGCCTGTATGGAAAACATGGTGGTTCAGAATTTCCATGTCGGTAGCGGCACTTATTCTCATTGTGATTTTTTCACGCGTTCGCGCAGAAGCCATCCGTAGAAAAGAAGGAGAGAAACTTTCACGCGAAATTCAACTCGCGAACAACGAACTCAAGGCATTGCGCGCGCAGATGGACCCGCATTTTATTTTTAATTCGCTCAGCTCCATTCAGAGTTTTATTATGACCAAGGATGAAGATTCCGCGCTTCGCTATCTCAGCAAATTTGCAAAGCTCATGCGCATGATACTTTCCAACAGCGAAAAATCTTCCATCACGCTTTGCGAAGAAATCGATTCATTGAAATTATACATGGAACTGGAAGCGCTCAGGTGGGACAACAAATTTGACTATTCAGTGGAAGTGGATTCAAAAGTGGAATTGGACGACTATAAAATACCTACCATGCTCATTCAGCCCTATGTAGAAAACGCCATCATTCACGGAGTGATTCCGAAAACCGATGGAAAAGGAAAAATTGAAGTCAGCTTCTCCCAAACCGACACACATATAATATGTATGATTCAGGATAACGGAATCGGTAGAAAAAAATCTCAGGAGTTCAGAACAAAAACAAATGAATCATTGCACGAATCCATGGGAATGAAAATAACGAACGAACGCCTGGAGGTGCTGAATAAAATTCACCATTCAAACCTCAGCGCTAATTTAATTGACATGGAAGATGAAAAAGGAAATGGACTCGGAACAAAAGTGAAAATATTTATTCCGATTTAA